The following are from one region of the Mus caroli chromosome 13, CAROLI_EIJ_v1.1, whole genome shotgun sequence genome:
- the Unc5a gene encoding netrin receptor UNC5A isoform X2 — MAVRPGLWPALLGIVLAAWLRGSGAQQSATVANPVPGANPDLLPHFLVEPEDVYIVKNKPVLLVCKAVPATQIFFKCNGEWVRQVDHVIERSTDGSSGLPTMEVRINVSRQQVEKVFGLEEYWCQCVAWSSSGTTKSQKAYIRIAYLRKNFEQEPLAKEVSLEQGIVLPCRPPEGIPPAEVEWLRNEDLVDPSLDPNVYITREHSLVVRQARLADTANYTCVAKNIVARRRSASAAVIVYVNGGWSTWTEWSVCSASCGRGWQKRSRSCTNPAPLNGGAFCEGQNVQKTACATLCPVDGSWSPWSKWSACGLDCTHWRSRECSDPAPRNGGEECRGADLDTRNCTSDLCLHTASGPEDVALYIGLVAVAVCLILLLLVLVLIYCRKKEGLDSDVADSSILTSGFQPVSIKPSKADNPHLLTIQPDLSTTTTTYQGSLCPRQDGPSPKFQLSNGHLLSPLGSGRHTLHHSSPTSEAEDFVSRLSTQNYFRSLPRGTSNMAYGTFNFLGGRLMIPNTGISLLIPPDAIPRGKIYEIYLTLHKPEDVRLPLAGCQTLLSPIVSCGPPGVLLTRPVILAMDHCGEPSPDSWSLRLKKQSCEGSWEDVLHLGEESPSHLYYCQLEAGACYVFTEQLGRFALVGEALSVAATKRLRLLLFAPVACTSLEYNIRVYCLHDTHDALKEVVQLEKQLGGQLIQEPRVLHFKDSYHNLRLSIHDVPSSLWKSKLLVSYQEIPFYHIWNGTQQYLHCTFTLERVNASTSDLACKVWVWQVEGDGQSFNINFNITKDTRFADLLALESEGGVPALVGPSAFKIPFLIRQKIITSLDPPCSRGADWRTLAQKLHLDSHLSFFASKPSPTAMILNLWEARHFPNGNLGQLAAAVAGLGQPDAGLFTVSEAEC; from the exons TTCCTGGTAGAGCCGGAGGATGTGTACATTGTCAAGAACAAGCCCGTGCTGCTGGTGTGCAAGGCTGTGCCCGCCACCCAGATCTTCTTCAAGTGCAATGGGGAATGGGTCCGCCAGGTCGATCACGTCATCGAGCGCAGCACTGACGGCAGCAGCG GATTGCCAACCATGGAGGTCCGGATCAACGTATCGAGGCAGCAGGTTGAGAAAGTATTTGGGCTGGAGGAGTACTGGTGCCAGTGTGTGGCATGGAGCTCCTCGGGAACCACCAAAAGCCAGAAGGCCTACATCCGGATTGCCT ATTTGCGCAAGAACTTTGAGCAGGAGCCGCTGGCCAAGGAAGTGTCACTGGAGCAAGGCATTGTGCTACCTTGTCGCCCCCCGGAAGGAATCCCCCCAGCTGAG GTGGAGTGGCTCCGAAATGAGGACCTCGTGGACCCCTCCCTCGACCCCAATGTGTACATCACACGGGAGCACAGCCTAGTCGTGCGGCAGGCCCGCCTGGCCGACACTGCCAACTACACCTGCGTGGCCAAGAACATCGTGGCCCGTCGCCGAAGCGCCTCTGCGGCCGTCATTGTTTATG TGAACGGTGGGTGGTCGACGTGGACCGAGTGGTCCGTCTGCAGCGCCAGCTGTGGGCGTGGCTGGCAGAAACGGAGCCGGAGCTGCACCAACCCGGCACCTCTCAACGGGGGCGCCTTCTGTGAGGGGCAGAATGTCCAGAAAACAGCCTGCGCCACTCTGTGCCCAG TGGATGGGAGCTGGAGCCCATGGAGTAAGTGGTCAGCCTGCGGGCTTGACTGCACCCACTGGCGGAGCCGGGAGTGCTCCGACCCAGCGCCCCGCAACGGAGGTGAGGAGTGCCGGGGTGCTGACCTGGACACCCGCAACTGTACCAGTGACCTCTGCTTGCACA CTGCTTCCGGCCCCGAGGACGTGGCTCTCTACATCGGCCTCGTCGCCGTGGCCGTGTGCCTCATCTTGCTGCTGCTGGTCCTCGTCCTCATCTACTGCCGCAAGAAAGAAGGACTGGACTCAGATGTGGCTGACTCATCCATCCTTACCTCAGGCTTCCAGCCTGTCAGCATCAAGCCCAGCAAAGCAG ACAATCCCCATCTGCTCACCATCCAACCGGACCTCAGCACCACCACGACCACCTACCAGGGCAGCCTGTGTCCCCGGCAGGATGGACCCAGCCCCAAGTTCCAGCTCTCTAATGGTCACCTGCTCAGCCCACTGGGCAGTGGCCGCCATACGCTGCACCACAGCTCCCCCACCTCTGAGGCTGAGGACTTCGTCTCCCGCCTCTCCACCCAAAACTACTTTCGTTCTCTGCCCCGCGGTACCAGCAACATGGCCTATGGGACCTTCAACTTCCTCGGGGGCCGGCTGATGATCCCTAACACAG GAATCAGCCTCCTCATACCCCCGGACGCCATCCCCCGAGGAAAGATCTATGAGATCTACCTCACTCTCCACAAGCCAGAAGACGTGAG GTTGCCCCTAGCTGGCTGTCAGACCCTGCTGAGTCCTATCGTTAGCTGTGGACCCCCAGGAGTCCTGCTCACCCGGCCAGTCATCCTTGCCATGGACCACTGCGGGGAGCCCAGTCCTGACAGCTGGAGCCTGCGCCTCAAAAAGCAGTCCTGTGAGGGCAGCTGGGAG GACGTGCTGCACCTTGGTGAGGAGTCGCCCTCTCATCTCTACTACTGCCAGCTGGAGGCCGGGGCCTGCTATGTCTTCACGGAGCAGCTAGGCCGCTTTGCGCTGGTGGGAGAGGCCCTCAGCGTGGCTGCCACCAAGCGCCTCAGGCTCCTTCTGTTTGCCCCTGTGGCCTGTACGTCCCTCGAGTACAACATCCGAGTGTACTGCCTGCACGACACCCACGATGCTCTCAAG GAGGTGGTgcagctggagaagcagctgggtGGACAGCTGATCCAGGAGCCCCGTGTCCTGCACTTCAAAGACAGTTATCACAACCTACGTCTGTCCATCCACGACGTGCCCAGCTCCCTGTGGAAGAGCAAGCTCCTTGTCAGCTACCAG GAGATCCCTTTTTACCACATCTGGAATGGCACTCAGCAGTATCTGCACTGCACCTTCACCCTGGAGCGCGTCAATGCCAGCACCAGCGACCTGGCCTGCAAGGTGTGGGTGTGGCAGGTAGAGGGAGATGGACAGAGCTTCAACATCAACTTTAACATCACTAAG GACACGAGGTTTGCTGACTTGCTGGCTCTGGAGAGTGAAGGGGGGGTCCCAGCCCTGGTGGGCCCCAGTGCCTTCAAGATCCCCTTCCTCATTCGGCAAAAGATCATTACCAGCCTGGACCCACCCTGCAGCCGGGGCGCCGACTGGCGAACTCTAGCCCAGAAACTTCACCTGGACAG CCATCTTAGCTTCTTTGCCTCCAAGCCCAGCCCTACAGCCATGATCCTCAACCTATGGGAGGCACGGCACTTCCCCAACGGCAACCTCGGCCAGCTGGCCGCAGCTGTGGCCGGACTGGGCCAGCCAGATGCTGGCCTCTTCACCGTGTCAGAGGCTGAGTGCTGA
- the Unc5a gene encoding netrin receptor UNC5A isoform X4 gives MAVRPGLWPALLGIVLAAWLRGSGAQQSATVANPVPGANPDLLPHFLVEPEDVYIVKNKPVLLVCKAVPATQIFFKCNGEWVRQVDHVIERSTDGSSGLPTMEVRINVSRQQVEKVFGLEEYWCQCVAWSSSGTTKSQKAYIRIAYLRKNFEQEPLAKEVSLEQGIVLPCRPPEGIPPAEVEWLRNEDLVDPSLDPNVYITREHSLVVRQARLADTANYTCVAKNIVARRRSASAAVIVYVDGSWSPWSKWSACGLDCTHWRSRECSDPAPRNGGEECRGADLDTRNCTSDLCLHTASGPEDVALYIGLVAVAVCLILLLLVLVLIYCRKKEGLDSDVADSSILTSGFQPVSIKPSKADNPHLLTIQPDLSTTTTTYQGSLCPRQDGPSPKFQLSNGHLLSPLGSGRHTLHHSSPTSEAEDFVSRLSTQNYFRSLPRGTSNMAYGTFNFLGGRLMIPNTGISLLIPPDAIPRGKIYEIYLTLHKPEDVRLPLAGCQTLLSPIVSCGPPGVLLTRPVILAMDHCGEPSPDSWSLRLKKQSCEGSWEDVLHLGEESPSHLYYCQLEAGACYVFTEQLGRFALVGEALSVAATKRLRLLLFAPVACTSLEYNIRVYCLHDTHDALKEVVQLEKQLGGQLIQEPRVLHFKDSYHNLRLSIHDVPSSLWKSKLLVSYQEIPFYHIWNGTQQYLHCTFTLERVNASTSDLACKVWVWQVEGDGQSFNINFNITKDTRFADLLALESEGGVPALVGPSAFKIPFLIRQKIITSLDPPCSRGADWRTLAQKLHLDSHLSFFASKPSPTAMILNLWEARHFPNGNLGQLAAAVAGLGQPDAGLFTVSEAEC, from the exons TTCCTGGTAGAGCCGGAGGATGTGTACATTGTCAAGAACAAGCCCGTGCTGCTGGTGTGCAAGGCTGTGCCCGCCACCCAGATCTTCTTCAAGTGCAATGGGGAATGGGTCCGCCAGGTCGATCACGTCATCGAGCGCAGCACTGACGGCAGCAGCG GATTGCCAACCATGGAGGTCCGGATCAACGTATCGAGGCAGCAGGTTGAGAAAGTATTTGGGCTGGAGGAGTACTGGTGCCAGTGTGTGGCATGGAGCTCCTCGGGAACCACCAAAAGCCAGAAGGCCTACATCCGGATTGCCT ATTTGCGCAAGAACTTTGAGCAGGAGCCGCTGGCCAAGGAAGTGTCACTGGAGCAAGGCATTGTGCTACCTTGTCGCCCCCCGGAAGGAATCCCCCCAGCTGAG GTGGAGTGGCTCCGAAATGAGGACCTCGTGGACCCCTCCCTCGACCCCAATGTGTACATCACACGGGAGCACAGCCTAGTCGTGCGGCAGGCCCGCCTGGCCGACACTGCCAACTACACCTGCGTGGCCAAGAACATCGTGGCCCGTCGCCGAAGCGCCTCTGCGGCCGTCATTGTTTATG TGGATGGGAGCTGGAGCCCATGGAGTAAGTGGTCAGCCTGCGGGCTTGACTGCACCCACTGGCGGAGCCGGGAGTGCTCCGACCCAGCGCCCCGCAACGGAGGTGAGGAGTGCCGGGGTGCTGACCTGGACACCCGCAACTGTACCAGTGACCTCTGCTTGCACA CTGCTTCCGGCCCCGAGGACGTGGCTCTCTACATCGGCCTCGTCGCCGTGGCCGTGTGCCTCATCTTGCTGCTGCTGGTCCTCGTCCTCATCTACTGCCGCAAGAAAGAAGGACTGGACTCAGATGTGGCTGACTCATCCATCCTTACCTCAGGCTTCCAGCCTGTCAGCATCAAGCCCAGCAAAGCAG ACAATCCCCATCTGCTCACCATCCAACCGGACCTCAGCACCACCACGACCACCTACCAGGGCAGCCTGTGTCCCCGGCAGGATGGACCCAGCCCCAAGTTCCAGCTCTCTAATGGTCACCTGCTCAGCCCACTGGGCAGTGGCCGCCATACGCTGCACCACAGCTCCCCCACCTCTGAGGCTGAGGACTTCGTCTCCCGCCTCTCCACCCAAAACTACTTTCGTTCTCTGCCCCGCGGTACCAGCAACATGGCCTATGGGACCTTCAACTTCCTCGGGGGCCGGCTGATGATCCCTAACACAG GAATCAGCCTCCTCATACCCCCGGACGCCATCCCCCGAGGAAAGATCTATGAGATCTACCTCACTCTCCACAAGCCAGAAGACGTGAG GTTGCCCCTAGCTGGCTGTCAGACCCTGCTGAGTCCTATCGTTAGCTGTGGACCCCCAGGAGTCCTGCTCACCCGGCCAGTCATCCTTGCCATGGACCACTGCGGGGAGCCCAGTCCTGACAGCTGGAGCCTGCGCCTCAAAAAGCAGTCCTGTGAGGGCAGCTGGGAG GACGTGCTGCACCTTGGTGAGGAGTCGCCCTCTCATCTCTACTACTGCCAGCTGGAGGCCGGGGCCTGCTATGTCTTCACGGAGCAGCTAGGCCGCTTTGCGCTGGTGGGAGAGGCCCTCAGCGTGGCTGCCACCAAGCGCCTCAGGCTCCTTCTGTTTGCCCCTGTGGCCTGTACGTCCCTCGAGTACAACATCCGAGTGTACTGCCTGCACGACACCCACGATGCTCTCAAG GAGGTGGTgcagctggagaagcagctgggtGGACAGCTGATCCAGGAGCCCCGTGTCCTGCACTTCAAAGACAGTTATCACAACCTACGTCTGTCCATCCACGACGTGCCCAGCTCCCTGTGGAAGAGCAAGCTCCTTGTCAGCTACCAG GAGATCCCTTTTTACCACATCTGGAATGGCACTCAGCAGTATCTGCACTGCACCTTCACCCTGGAGCGCGTCAATGCCAGCACCAGCGACCTGGCCTGCAAGGTGTGGGTGTGGCAGGTAGAGGGAGATGGACAGAGCTTCAACATCAACTTTAACATCACTAAG GACACGAGGTTTGCTGACTTGCTGGCTCTGGAGAGTGAAGGGGGGGTCCCAGCCCTGGTGGGCCCCAGTGCCTTCAAGATCCCCTTCCTCATTCGGCAAAAGATCATTACCAGCCTGGACCCACCCTGCAGCCGGGGCGCCGACTGGCGAACTCTAGCCCAGAAACTTCACCTGGACAG CCATCTTAGCTTCTTTGCCTCCAAGCCCAGCCCTACAGCCATGATCCTCAACCTATGGGAGGCACGGCACTTCCCCAACGGCAACCTCGGCCAGCTGGCCGCAGCTGTGGCCGGACTGGGCCAGCCAGATGCTGGCCTCTTCACCGTGTCAGAGGCTGAGTGCTGA
- the Unc5a gene encoding netrin receptor UNC5A isoform X1 encodes MAVRPGLWPALLGIVLAAWLRGSGAQQSATVANPVPGANPDLLPHFLVEPEDVYIVKNKPVLLVCKAVPATQIFFKCNGEWVRQVDHVIERSTDGSSAGLPTMEVRINVSRQQVEKVFGLEEYWCQCVAWSSSGTTKSQKAYIRIAYLRKNFEQEPLAKEVSLEQGIVLPCRPPEGIPPAEVEWLRNEDLVDPSLDPNVYITREHSLVVRQARLADTANYTCVAKNIVARRRSASAAVIVYVNGGWSTWTEWSVCSASCGRGWQKRSRSCTNPAPLNGGAFCEGQNVQKTACATLCPVDGSWSPWSKWSACGLDCTHWRSRECSDPAPRNGGEECRGADLDTRNCTSDLCLHTASGPEDVALYIGLVAVAVCLILLLLVLVLIYCRKKEGLDSDVADSSILTSGFQPVSIKPSKADNPHLLTIQPDLSTTTTTYQGSLCPRQDGPSPKFQLSNGHLLSPLGSGRHTLHHSSPTSEAEDFVSRLSTQNYFRSLPRGTSNMAYGTFNFLGGRLMIPNTGISLLIPPDAIPRGKIYEIYLTLHKPEDVRLPLAGCQTLLSPIVSCGPPGVLLTRPVILAMDHCGEPSPDSWSLRLKKQSCEGSWEDVLHLGEESPSHLYYCQLEAGACYVFTEQLGRFALVGEALSVAATKRLRLLLFAPVACTSLEYNIRVYCLHDTHDALKEVVQLEKQLGGQLIQEPRVLHFKDSYHNLRLSIHDVPSSLWKSKLLVSYQEIPFYHIWNGTQQYLHCTFTLERVNASTSDLACKVWVWQVEGDGQSFNINFNITKDTRFADLLALESEGGVPALVGPSAFKIPFLIRQKIITSLDPPCSRGADWRTLAQKLHLDSHLSFFASKPSPTAMILNLWEARHFPNGNLGQLAAAVAGLGQPDAGLFTVSEAEC; translated from the exons TTCCTGGTAGAGCCGGAGGATGTGTACATTGTCAAGAACAAGCCCGTGCTGCTGGTGTGCAAGGCTGTGCCCGCCACCCAGATCTTCTTCAAGTGCAATGGGGAATGGGTCCGCCAGGTCGATCACGTCATCGAGCGCAGCACTGACGGCAGCAGCG CAGGATTGCCAACCATGGAGGTCCGGATCAACGTATCGAGGCAGCAGGTTGAGAAAGTATTTGGGCTGGAGGAGTACTGGTGCCAGTGTGTGGCATGGAGCTCCTCGGGAACCACCAAAAGCCAGAAGGCCTACATCCGGATTGCCT ATTTGCGCAAGAACTTTGAGCAGGAGCCGCTGGCCAAGGAAGTGTCACTGGAGCAAGGCATTGTGCTACCTTGTCGCCCCCCGGAAGGAATCCCCCCAGCTGAG GTGGAGTGGCTCCGAAATGAGGACCTCGTGGACCCCTCCCTCGACCCCAATGTGTACATCACACGGGAGCACAGCCTAGTCGTGCGGCAGGCCCGCCTGGCCGACACTGCCAACTACACCTGCGTGGCCAAGAACATCGTGGCCCGTCGCCGAAGCGCCTCTGCGGCCGTCATTGTTTATG TGAACGGTGGGTGGTCGACGTGGACCGAGTGGTCCGTCTGCAGCGCCAGCTGTGGGCGTGGCTGGCAGAAACGGAGCCGGAGCTGCACCAACCCGGCACCTCTCAACGGGGGCGCCTTCTGTGAGGGGCAGAATGTCCAGAAAACAGCCTGCGCCACTCTGTGCCCAG TGGATGGGAGCTGGAGCCCATGGAGTAAGTGGTCAGCCTGCGGGCTTGACTGCACCCACTGGCGGAGCCGGGAGTGCTCCGACCCAGCGCCCCGCAACGGAGGTGAGGAGTGCCGGGGTGCTGACCTGGACACCCGCAACTGTACCAGTGACCTCTGCTTGCACA CTGCTTCCGGCCCCGAGGACGTGGCTCTCTACATCGGCCTCGTCGCCGTGGCCGTGTGCCTCATCTTGCTGCTGCTGGTCCTCGTCCTCATCTACTGCCGCAAGAAAGAAGGACTGGACTCAGATGTGGCTGACTCATCCATCCTTACCTCAGGCTTCCAGCCTGTCAGCATCAAGCCCAGCAAAGCAG ACAATCCCCATCTGCTCACCATCCAACCGGACCTCAGCACCACCACGACCACCTACCAGGGCAGCCTGTGTCCCCGGCAGGATGGACCCAGCCCCAAGTTCCAGCTCTCTAATGGTCACCTGCTCAGCCCACTGGGCAGTGGCCGCCATACGCTGCACCACAGCTCCCCCACCTCTGAGGCTGAGGACTTCGTCTCCCGCCTCTCCACCCAAAACTACTTTCGTTCTCTGCCCCGCGGTACCAGCAACATGGCCTATGGGACCTTCAACTTCCTCGGGGGCCGGCTGATGATCCCTAACACAG GAATCAGCCTCCTCATACCCCCGGACGCCATCCCCCGAGGAAAGATCTATGAGATCTACCTCACTCTCCACAAGCCAGAAGACGTGAG GTTGCCCCTAGCTGGCTGTCAGACCCTGCTGAGTCCTATCGTTAGCTGTGGACCCCCAGGAGTCCTGCTCACCCGGCCAGTCATCCTTGCCATGGACCACTGCGGGGAGCCCAGTCCTGACAGCTGGAGCCTGCGCCTCAAAAAGCAGTCCTGTGAGGGCAGCTGGGAG GACGTGCTGCACCTTGGTGAGGAGTCGCCCTCTCATCTCTACTACTGCCAGCTGGAGGCCGGGGCCTGCTATGTCTTCACGGAGCAGCTAGGCCGCTTTGCGCTGGTGGGAGAGGCCCTCAGCGTGGCTGCCACCAAGCGCCTCAGGCTCCTTCTGTTTGCCCCTGTGGCCTGTACGTCCCTCGAGTACAACATCCGAGTGTACTGCCTGCACGACACCCACGATGCTCTCAAG GAGGTGGTgcagctggagaagcagctgggtGGACAGCTGATCCAGGAGCCCCGTGTCCTGCACTTCAAAGACAGTTATCACAACCTACGTCTGTCCATCCACGACGTGCCCAGCTCCCTGTGGAAGAGCAAGCTCCTTGTCAGCTACCAG GAGATCCCTTTTTACCACATCTGGAATGGCACTCAGCAGTATCTGCACTGCACCTTCACCCTGGAGCGCGTCAATGCCAGCACCAGCGACCTGGCCTGCAAGGTGTGGGTGTGGCAGGTAGAGGGAGATGGACAGAGCTTCAACATCAACTTTAACATCACTAAG GACACGAGGTTTGCTGACTTGCTGGCTCTGGAGAGTGAAGGGGGGGTCCCAGCCCTGGTGGGCCCCAGTGCCTTCAAGATCCCCTTCCTCATTCGGCAAAAGATCATTACCAGCCTGGACCCACCCTGCAGCCGGGGCGCCGACTGGCGAACTCTAGCCCAGAAACTTCACCTGGACAG CCATCTTAGCTTCTTTGCCTCCAAGCCCAGCCCTACAGCCATGATCCTCAACCTATGGGAGGCACGGCACTTCCCCAACGGCAACCTCGGCCAGCTGGCCGCAGCTGTGGCCGGACTGGGCCAGCCAGATGCTGGCCTCTTCACCGTGTCAGAGGCTGAGTGCTGA
- the Unc5a gene encoding netrin receptor UNC5A isoform X3, translating into MAVRPGLWPALLGIVLAAWLRGSGAQQSATVANPVPGANPDLLPHFLVEPEDVYIVKNKPVLLVCKAVPATQIFFKCNGEWVRQVDHVIERSTDGSSAGLPTMEVRINVSRQQVEKVFGLEEYWCQCVAWSSSGTTKSQKAYIRIAYLRKNFEQEPLAKEVSLEQGIVLPCRPPEGIPPAEVEWLRNEDLVDPSLDPNVYITREHSLVVRQARLADTANYTCVAKNIVARRRSASAAVIVYVDGSWSPWSKWSACGLDCTHWRSRECSDPAPRNGGEECRGADLDTRNCTSDLCLHTASGPEDVALYIGLVAVAVCLILLLLVLVLIYCRKKEGLDSDVADSSILTSGFQPVSIKPSKADNPHLLTIQPDLSTTTTTYQGSLCPRQDGPSPKFQLSNGHLLSPLGSGRHTLHHSSPTSEAEDFVSRLSTQNYFRSLPRGTSNMAYGTFNFLGGRLMIPNTGISLLIPPDAIPRGKIYEIYLTLHKPEDVRLPLAGCQTLLSPIVSCGPPGVLLTRPVILAMDHCGEPSPDSWSLRLKKQSCEGSWEDVLHLGEESPSHLYYCQLEAGACYVFTEQLGRFALVGEALSVAATKRLRLLLFAPVACTSLEYNIRVYCLHDTHDALKEVVQLEKQLGGQLIQEPRVLHFKDSYHNLRLSIHDVPSSLWKSKLLVSYQEIPFYHIWNGTQQYLHCTFTLERVNASTSDLACKVWVWQVEGDGQSFNINFNITKDTRFADLLALESEGGVPALVGPSAFKIPFLIRQKIITSLDPPCSRGADWRTLAQKLHLDSHLSFFASKPSPTAMILNLWEARHFPNGNLGQLAAAVAGLGQPDAGLFTVSEAEC; encoded by the exons TTCCTGGTAGAGCCGGAGGATGTGTACATTGTCAAGAACAAGCCCGTGCTGCTGGTGTGCAAGGCTGTGCCCGCCACCCAGATCTTCTTCAAGTGCAATGGGGAATGGGTCCGCCAGGTCGATCACGTCATCGAGCGCAGCACTGACGGCAGCAGCG CAGGATTGCCAACCATGGAGGTCCGGATCAACGTATCGAGGCAGCAGGTTGAGAAAGTATTTGGGCTGGAGGAGTACTGGTGCCAGTGTGTGGCATGGAGCTCCTCGGGAACCACCAAAAGCCAGAAGGCCTACATCCGGATTGCCT ATTTGCGCAAGAACTTTGAGCAGGAGCCGCTGGCCAAGGAAGTGTCACTGGAGCAAGGCATTGTGCTACCTTGTCGCCCCCCGGAAGGAATCCCCCCAGCTGAG GTGGAGTGGCTCCGAAATGAGGACCTCGTGGACCCCTCCCTCGACCCCAATGTGTACATCACACGGGAGCACAGCCTAGTCGTGCGGCAGGCCCGCCTGGCCGACACTGCCAACTACACCTGCGTGGCCAAGAACATCGTGGCCCGTCGCCGAAGCGCCTCTGCGGCCGTCATTGTTTATG TGGATGGGAGCTGGAGCCCATGGAGTAAGTGGTCAGCCTGCGGGCTTGACTGCACCCACTGGCGGAGCCGGGAGTGCTCCGACCCAGCGCCCCGCAACGGAGGTGAGGAGTGCCGGGGTGCTGACCTGGACACCCGCAACTGTACCAGTGACCTCTGCTTGCACA CTGCTTCCGGCCCCGAGGACGTGGCTCTCTACATCGGCCTCGTCGCCGTGGCCGTGTGCCTCATCTTGCTGCTGCTGGTCCTCGTCCTCATCTACTGCCGCAAGAAAGAAGGACTGGACTCAGATGTGGCTGACTCATCCATCCTTACCTCAGGCTTCCAGCCTGTCAGCATCAAGCCCAGCAAAGCAG ACAATCCCCATCTGCTCACCATCCAACCGGACCTCAGCACCACCACGACCACCTACCAGGGCAGCCTGTGTCCCCGGCAGGATGGACCCAGCCCCAAGTTCCAGCTCTCTAATGGTCACCTGCTCAGCCCACTGGGCAGTGGCCGCCATACGCTGCACCACAGCTCCCCCACCTCTGAGGCTGAGGACTTCGTCTCCCGCCTCTCCACCCAAAACTACTTTCGTTCTCTGCCCCGCGGTACCAGCAACATGGCCTATGGGACCTTCAACTTCCTCGGGGGCCGGCTGATGATCCCTAACACAG GAATCAGCCTCCTCATACCCCCGGACGCCATCCCCCGAGGAAAGATCTATGAGATCTACCTCACTCTCCACAAGCCAGAAGACGTGAG GTTGCCCCTAGCTGGCTGTCAGACCCTGCTGAGTCCTATCGTTAGCTGTGGACCCCCAGGAGTCCTGCTCACCCGGCCAGTCATCCTTGCCATGGACCACTGCGGGGAGCCCAGTCCTGACAGCTGGAGCCTGCGCCTCAAAAAGCAGTCCTGTGAGGGCAGCTGGGAG GACGTGCTGCACCTTGGTGAGGAGTCGCCCTCTCATCTCTACTACTGCCAGCTGGAGGCCGGGGCCTGCTATGTCTTCACGGAGCAGCTAGGCCGCTTTGCGCTGGTGGGAGAGGCCCTCAGCGTGGCTGCCACCAAGCGCCTCAGGCTCCTTCTGTTTGCCCCTGTGGCCTGTACGTCCCTCGAGTACAACATCCGAGTGTACTGCCTGCACGACACCCACGATGCTCTCAAG GAGGTGGTgcagctggagaagcagctgggtGGACAGCTGATCCAGGAGCCCCGTGTCCTGCACTTCAAAGACAGTTATCACAACCTACGTCTGTCCATCCACGACGTGCCCAGCTCCCTGTGGAAGAGCAAGCTCCTTGTCAGCTACCAG GAGATCCCTTTTTACCACATCTGGAATGGCACTCAGCAGTATCTGCACTGCACCTTCACCCTGGAGCGCGTCAATGCCAGCACCAGCGACCTGGCCTGCAAGGTGTGGGTGTGGCAGGTAGAGGGAGATGGACAGAGCTTCAACATCAACTTTAACATCACTAAG GACACGAGGTTTGCTGACTTGCTGGCTCTGGAGAGTGAAGGGGGGGTCCCAGCCCTGGTGGGCCCCAGTGCCTTCAAGATCCCCTTCCTCATTCGGCAAAAGATCATTACCAGCCTGGACCCACCCTGCAGCCGGGGCGCCGACTGGCGAACTCTAGCCCAGAAACTTCACCTGGACAG CCATCTTAGCTTCTTTGCCTCCAAGCCCAGCCCTACAGCCATGATCCTCAACCTATGGGAGGCACGGCACTTCCCCAACGGCAACCTCGGCCAGCTGGCCGCAGCTGTGGCCGGACTGGGCCAGCCAGATGCTGGCCTCTTCACCGTGTCAGAGGCTGAGTGCTGA